The proteins below are encoded in one region of Topomyia yanbarensis strain Yona2022 unplaced genomic scaffold, ASM3024719v1 HiC_scaffold_109, whole genome shotgun sequence:
- the LOC131694608 gene encoding uncharacterized protein LOC131694608 has translation MREKKLTLAHHKTEMVLISNRKAVQQARISVGDCIIDSKREAKQLGVMIDDRLSFNSHIDHACGRAVKVISALSRIMPNNSAISSSKKRLMASVSTSVLRYAGPAWVTALQTKRNTSRLNSTFRLMAMLDTRLARIELSRQRQPT, from the coding sequence ATGCGCGAGAAGAAGCTGACgttagctcaccacaaaactgaaatggttCTGATAAGCAACCGAAAGGCAGTGCAGCAGGCAAGAATTTCGGTCGGAGATTGTATCATCGACTCAAAGCGGGAAGCTAAACAACTGGGAGTGATGATAGACGACCGGCTAAGCTTTAATAGCCACATCGACCATGCATGCGGGAGGGCCGTAAAAGTGATTTCGGCACTATCTCGGATCATGCCCAACAATTCGGCGATCAGCAGCAGTAAAAAGCGACTAATGGCGAGTGTTTCCACATCGGTGCTCAGATATGCAGGGCCTGCTTGGGTGACGGCACTGCAGACGAAGAGGAACACATCTCGGCTGAACAGCACGTTTAGGCTGATGGCCATGCTAGACACCCGTCTAGCGCGTATCGAACTATCTCGTCAGAGGCAGCCTACGTGA